The following nucleotide sequence is from Aphelocoma coerulescens isolate FSJ_1873_10779 chromosome 21, UR_Acoe_1.0, whole genome shotgun sequence.
GTCTTTCCTCATGCTGATTTTGAGAAATTATTTCCTATAGTGTAAATATCACCTCCCGTCTCCCCAGTCATAGCAACAATCTTCCTCAGAGAAATGTCTCTGTGGGACTTCTCAAGCGTGGGATTTACAAATTCATTCTGCTGTTGTTTGGAGCCACTGAAGACTCACTTGGGCTGTTTTCACTGTCTAATTACATCACAAATTATACGTTGGCATATCTAGTTGGAAAATGAAGTTTTGaatcaatattttcaaattccAAACTCAAAACTGATTGTAAACAGATAGTAAGCTATATGATCTCCTTAACACTTACTCAAGGAAAGCCTGCTTGATGCTTAGGGAAGCACAGTGTGAATGACAAGCTAATACGTTATCAAAATACTGGCATAATGGTTCAGATTATGAGGATATATAACATAGCTTTATGTAACAAAGACATAAACCAGAAGTATTGTCATTTGTGTCCAACTCATTAATCATTTGTGTCCAACCCATGAAAAACTGAAGCAGAAAGTAACTAAATGATTGTCAATGAAACCTACATATAGTTGGCATCTGAGTACTCCTGTGTTGTTAAACACCTAAGAGACATCATAAATAGATGATATAATAACAAAATAATCTGCACCACCTACTCACAGTTTATTGATGATAATCctgtggagaaaaagaaaattctgcagaAATCAGGGTATTCTTGGTTGCAGGAACCAGGACTTTAGCAATACATTCAAAACTACTATTTCCTTCTCTTACACTTGTCTCTGTGTCCCAGGTACCGTTTAGCCCCTGAGCACAAATACCCCGCTGCATACGAAGACTGTCTGAACGCCACCCAGCACTtcctgcagcacctggagcactaCGGCGTGGATCCTGCCCGGGTCATTGTCTGCGGGGACAGTGCTGGGGGCAAcctggcagctgctgtgagCCAGACCCTGGCAGGCAGGTCAGACTTCCCCAAACTCCGTGCTCAGATCCTGATCTATCCAGGCCTTCAGGCGCTGGACTTCAATTTGCCATCTTATCAACAAAATCGGGGAGTCCCTCTCTTATTCCGGGAACGTGCTGCTTTCTACATGTTGCAGTATCTAAATGGAAATGCAACAAATCTGGAAGAGGTCTTGGAAGGTTCCCATATTCCTGTAGATATTAAACTAAATTATAGGAAGTGGGTGAGTCCAGACAACATCCCTGAAAAATTTAAGGTCAGAGGCTACAAACCACGTGTGCTACTTGATTGTACAACTGAAGTTTTTGAGAAAGTGAAAAGATTCTGTGAGCCCAACCTGTGCCCGCTGCTGGCTGAAGACACAATTattcagcagctgccagaatCTTTCATCCTGACCTGTGAGTATGACGTGATGAGGGACGATGGCTTGTTGTACAAGAAGAGGCTGGAGGACAACGGGGTTCGAGTGACCTGGTACCACCTCGAGGATGGATTCCATGGAATCATAAACTCATTTAATAGTGACTGGCTGTCATTTCCATCTGGA
It contains:
- the LOC138121398 gene encoding arylacetamide deacetylase-like 4: MAVVLTVLVLFLAGFLAGFILLVMGAINFDFSNSEIPPGVNQPAKLRIIHIILICTAVVGKILENIGICTQVNFVRYMQGRKTLGADAKLFIKDLWFEKVPVRIYQPKAPSASQRRGVMFFHGGGWVFGNLETHEKLCRFIARESESVVVSVGYRLAPEHKYPAAYEDCLNATQHFLQHLEHYGVDPARVIVCGDSAGGNLAAAVSQTLAGRSDFPKLRAQILIYPGLQALDFNLPSYQQNRGVPLLFRERAAFYMLQYLNGNATNLEEVLEGSHIPVDIKLNYRKWVSPDNIPEKFKVRGYKPRVLLDCTTEVFEKVKRFCEPNLCPLLAEDTIIQQLPESFILTCEYDVMRDDGLLYKKRLEDNGVRVTWYHLEDGFHGIINSFNSDWLSFPSGKRGLDNIVNFLRSL